In Chelmon rostratus isolate fCheRos1 chromosome 9, fCheRos1.pri, whole genome shotgun sequence, the following proteins share a genomic window:
- the rnf103 gene encoding E3 ubiquitin-protein ligase RNF103 isoform X1, translating into MWLKLFFLLLYFILLFMLARIFEAVVWYETGMFATQLVDPVTLSYKKLKTILACRGLGYSGLAEKKDVSELVEKSGELTQGELYSAIKKEKEQTEEGDASTTHFSGEMHFYELVEDTKDGIWLVQVIAQDREALLSQSDWGKMVQKVSQFGIRTGTFNCSNDYRSCIKRGWKRSTLIMSVPQTSASKGKVMLKEYNGHRIEAEHIFRWMTSHVAHRIKTLHQSKQLVEEWRSDLSHPVKMFLFARLSQPPAFFSSLSIKFTGRIEFIYVDIRHWDNHSSLSEIGVTQSPAYILKMPEGIYRYGNSTGEFLSLAAMDTFLRSVQPEVNDVFVLSLVLINLLAWMDLFITQGATVKRFVVLIRTLGTYNSILLVSWLPVLALLQLPYLDTLYGYSLKLLRYADTTTLASLVRADWTFYSSHPALFLSTYLAHGLLIDYFEKKRRCGVRSQEDSTTNLEWLASLWDWYTSYLLHPITSLQQVPYDHSDWEDDPNFLFERLAFPDLWLHPLVNMDYIKALPTWGFRAVSQCRREVSGGKLDKETDGTHSDIKCREQTESPPAGPSRPRHSCKRPKRLLCNHDSNTQIPMHNNLDPDAAESSLCCRHRNRSSPSVDRALENICFKPESVANHQHFDWSVWPCDMLQCSECVVCLENFLSEELLMGLPCGHAFHQQCIVVWLAAGRHCCPVCRWPSYKKKQQRAAQRSPAENTLQD; encoded by the exons ATGTGGTTGAAACTATTCTTCTTGCTCTTGTATTTCATACTGTTGTTTATGCTAGCGAGGATTTTTGAGGCGGTAGTTTGGTATGAGACTGGTATGTTCGCTACTCAGCTTGTGGATCCAGTTACTCTCAGTTATAAGAAGTTGAAGACCATCCTTGCGTGTCGAGGGCTGGGATACTCCGGACTAGCTGAGAAGAAGGATGTCAGCGAGCTGGTGGAGAAATCAG GAGAGTTGACACAGGGGGAGCTGTACTCAGCCATCAAGAAAGAGAAggaacagacagaggaaggagatgcCAGCACCACACACTTCAGTGGAGAGATGCACTTCTATGAATTGGTGGAAGACACTAAAGATGGGATCTGGCTGGTTCAG GTTATTGCCCAGGACAGGGAAGCTCTGCTTAGTCAGTCCGACTGGGGGAAGATGGTGCAGAAAGTGTCTCAGTTTGGGATCAGAACTGGAACCTTCAATTGCTCAAATGATTACAG GTCATGCATCAAGCGTGGCTGGAAGCGCTCAACTCTCATCATGTCTGTTCCTCAGACTTCAGCATCGAAGGGCAAAGTCATGCTAAAAGAGTACAATGGCCATCGCATTGAAGCTGAACACATCTTCCGCTGGATGACCTCACATGTAGCTCATCGAATCAAAACCCTGCATCAGTCTAAACAACTGGTGGAGGAGTGGCGCTCTGACCTGTCCCACCCAGTGAAGATGTTTCTGTTTGCCCGTCTGTCCCAGCCACCCGCTTTCTTCTCTTCATTGTCCATCAAGTTCACCGGCAGGATTGAATTCATCTATGTGGACATACGTCACTGGGACAACCACAGCAGCCTATCAGAGATTGGTGTGACACAGAGCCCCGCCTACATCCTCAAGATGCCTGAGGGCATTTATCGCTATGGCAACAG TACAGGGGAGTTCCTGTCTCTGGCTGCCATGGACACTTTCTTGCGTTCGGTCCAGCCGGAGGTTAATGATGTGTTTGTCCTCAGTTTGGTTCTGATCAACTTGCTGGCCTGGATGGATCTTTTCATTACACAG GGAGCAACAGTGAAACGATTTGTAGTTCTGATCCGAACGCTTGGAACCTACAACTCCATACTGCTGGTGTCCTGGCTTCCTGTTCTG GCTCTCCTGCAGCTGCCCTATCTGGACACCCTGTATGGCTACAGTCTGAAGCTGCTTCGTTATGCTGACACCACCACACTGGCTAGCCTAGTTAGAGCTGACTGGACCTTTTACTCATCCCACccagctctcttcctctccacctaCCTGGCCCATGGTCTGCTGATTGACTACTTTGAGAAGAAGCGCAGATGTGGCGTCAGAAGCCAAGAGGACAGCACTACCAACCTGGAGTGGCTGGCCAGTCTGTGGGACTGGTACACTTCCTATCTGCTCCACCCAATCACATCACTGCAACAGGTCCCATATGACCACTCAGACTGGGAAGATGATCCCAACTTCTTATTTGAACGTTTGGCTTTTCCTGATCTCTGGCTTCACCCATTAGTAAACATGGACTACATTAAAGCCCTGCCAACCTGGGGGTTCAGAGCTGTTAGTCAGTGTAGGAGGGAGGTTTCTGGTGGAAAACTGGATAAAGAGACAGACGGTACACATTCAGACATAAAGTGCAGGGAGCAGACAGAATCCCCTCCTGCCGGTCCTAGCAGACCTCGACACAGCTGCAAAAGGCCCAAGAGATTATTGTGCAACCACgacagcaacacacaaatcCCTATGCACAACAACCTGGACCCTGATGCTGCTGAATCATCCCTCTGCTGTCGTCATAGGAACAGGAGCTCACCATCAGTTGACAGAGCACTGGAGAACATTTGCTTCAAACCTGAAAGTGTCGCTAACCATCAGCACTTTGATTGGTCAGTGTGGCCCTGTGACATGCTGCAGTGTTcagagtgtgtggtgtgtttggaGAACTTTCTGAGTGAGGAGCTGCTAATGGGTTTGCCATGCGGCCATGCCTTTCACCAGCAGTGCATTGTAGTGTGGTTGGCAGCAGGCAGACACTGCTGCCCAGTGTGCCGCTGGCCCAGCTacaagaagaaacagcagagagctgcacagaggagccctgctgaaaacacactgcaggactGA
- the rnf103 gene encoding E3 ubiquitin-protein ligase RNF103 isoform X2 produces MWLKLFFLLLYFILLFMLARIFEAVVWYETGMFATQLVDPVTLSYKKLKTILACRGLGYSGLAEKKDVSELVEKSGELTQGELYSAIKKEKEQTEEGDASTTHFSGEMHFYELVEDTKDGIWLVQVIAQDREALLSQSDWGKMVQKVSQFGIRTGTFNCSNDYRSCIKRGWKRSTLIMSVPQTSASKGKVMLKEYNGHRIEAEHIFRWMTSHVAHRIKTLHQSKQLVEEWRSDLSHPVKMFLFARLSQPPAFFSSLSIKFTGRIEFIYVDIRHWDNHSSLSEIGVTQSPAYILKMPEGIYRYGNSTGEFLSLAAMDTFLRSVQPEVNDVFVLSLVLINLLAWMDLFITQGATVKRFVVLIRTLGTYNSILLVSWLPVLMDLSPWKSCCSEVMCNCKTGLESCAYVIGLMYELAHYQNLGKQSVRPEQSKTSLPQTWHIPQHSMFLTPKIIHLITINKIKSHQNDWAPATKVYSQKPLLCAYF; encoded by the exons ATGTGGTTGAAACTATTCTTCTTGCTCTTGTATTTCATACTGTTGTTTATGCTAGCGAGGATTTTTGAGGCGGTAGTTTGGTATGAGACTGGTATGTTCGCTACTCAGCTTGTGGATCCAGTTACTCTCAGTTATAAGAAGTTGAAGACCATCCTTGCGTGTCGAGGGCTGGGATACTCCGGACTAGCTGAGAAGAAGGATGTCAGCGAGCTGGTGGAGAAATCAG GAGAGTTGACACAGGGGGAGCTGTACTCAGCCATCAAGAAAGAGAAggaacagacagaggaaggagatgcCAGCACCACACACTTCAGTGGAGAGATGCACTTCTATGAATTGGTGGAAGACACTAAAGATGGGATCTGGCTGGTTCAG GTTATTGCCCAGGACAGGGAAGCTCTGCTTAGTCAGTCCGACTGGGGGAAGATGGTGCAGAAAGTGTCTCAGTTTGGGATCAGAACTGGAACCTTCAATTGCTCAAATGATTACAG GTCATGCATCAAGCGTGGCTGGAAGCGCTCAACTCTCATCATGTCTGTTCCTCAGACTTCAGCATCGAAGGGCAAAGTCATGCTAAAAGAGTACAATGGCCATCGCATTGAAGCTGAACACATCTTCCGCTGGATGACCTCACATGTAGCTCATCGAATCAAAACCCTGCATCAGTCTAAACAACTGGTGGAGGAGTGGCGCTCTGACCTGTCCCACCCAGTGAAGATGTTTCTGTTTGCCCGTCTGTCCCAGCCACCCGCTTTCTTCTCTTCATTGTCCATCAAGTTCACCGGCAGGATTGAATTCATCTATGTGGACATACGTCACTGGGACAACCACAGCAGCCTATCAGAGATTGGTGTGACACAGAGCCCCGCCTACATCCTCAAGATGCCTGAGGGCATTTATCGCTATGGCAACAG TACAGGGGAGTTCCTGTCTCTGGCTGCCATGGACACTTTCTTGCGTTCGGTCCAGCCGGAGGTTAATGATGTGTTTGTCCTCAGTTTGGTTCTGATCAACTTGCTGGCCTGGATGGATCTTTTCATTACACAG GGAGCAACAGTGAAACGATTTGTAGTTCTGATCCGAACGCTTGGAACCTACAACTCCATACTGCTGGTGTCCTGGCTTCCTGTTCTG ATGGACCTTTCACCTTGGAAATCCTGTTGCAGTGAAGTGATGTGTAACTGCAAAACAGGCCTAGAAAGTTGTGCATATGTAATTGGATTAATGTATGAATTAGCACATTACCAAAATTTAGGAAAGCAGTCTGTCCGACCAGAGCAGAGCAAGACCTCATTGCCACAAACTTGGCACATACCTCAACACTCAATGTTTTTAACCCCCAAAATTATACATTTAATtacaattaataaaataaaatcacatcaaaatGATTGGGCCCCAGCTACAAAAGTATACAGTCAGAAACCTTTATTGTGTGCTTACTTTTAA